TTGAGGTAGTCGACCTCCATGTAGGAGAACCGATCATCGTTGGCCACGTCCTGCACGTTTCGTCCAGCGACCGCGGCCCGGCTGTCCACCGCGTTCTGCGTCGCGAAAAACCGCGTGCGCGGATGCGGTTTGATGGTTTCGCCCGTTTCCGGGATCGTCCACGAATAGCCTTCCAGCAGCATGTTCAGCGCGTTTGCTTCGCCCGGATCCAGCGTGTTGTACTCATCGAGGAGCACCGAAGTGCCCTCACGACAGGCCGTCACCACAGGTCCGTCCTTCCACTGCAATCGACCTTCTTCGGTCGGAAGCAGCTGACCGATAAAGCGATAGCTCTCGGTCGTGGGCGAGCACGGGACCTTGTACAGCGGCACGTTCAAGCGAGCGTGCCACTGCTCGACCAGCGAGGTTTTTCCAGCTGCGGGGTCGCCCTCGATCAGCAGCGCTTTGAAGCCGCCGACCCAGAACATCGTGAGCTGGCGCATTCGATCCGCGTCGAAGACATAGGTCGCATCGCTGGGCGGCACACCCTTCATGCCAGGCTCAAGGCCTGGGATTTCGGCATGCTCAGGTGCTTCCATCAACCCGAAAGTCGTTCGCACGTTGTACTTTCGGATCGCGGTGTTATTGGTTTCCATCGAAAAGTTCCTTAAAGACATTTCCAAGGCCAATCTCTTTGAGAACGGGGACTAAGCCGTCCTGCAAACGCTCAGTGCTGTAGCCGCAGATGCGGCAGCACTGCTCGAATGAGAAAGGTGTTGCGGATTGAGGCAGGATTGCCTCGACTGGCTGCATGCGTTCATCCCGGAGGACGGCAACCATGGTGTTGGGAGCGAAGATCCACTGCAGGACCTCCTTCTTCTCTGCTCCGTTGCCGCGCGCTTGGAGTAACTTCAGCGAGTAGTGCAAGACTGCCTCGTGAAGCTCCTCAATGGCGGCATCGGACCACTCTTCGGACGTCTGAAATGCTTCGATCTGTTCAATGACATCGGCCCTCACGGGATCGACGTCGCAGTTCAGCTCGTTACCTTCATTCGTGCCTCCAATTGGCATGTCCAGTAGACGGTCATCGATTGCATCGAAAAGGCCCTGCTTTGCGGACTGCGCTCGAACCTGAAAGGTCCTAGCCGTTTCCCGCATCTGTGCTTTTTCTTTGCGTTCCGAATACGTCTTCCAGGCTTGTTCAACAGCCTCGATTTCGTGGCTGAGGAACATCGGCAGGTGAAGCTGTCGGTACTGCTGCGTGGGGTCATTCGCCGCGGCGCTCATAGGATTTCTCCCAGATGCCGGCGATGAGTGTGTCCATCGAGCCTCCAGCTCTTTAGCCGGAAAGCGCCCCTACCGGGGAGCTTGTCCCAGCGGGGTGGATGAATGCGGCAAAGCCGCTTGGTGTTTGCTGGCACGAAGGCCAGCGCTACTCGATTTGCATCGAGAAGTGCTCATGGCAATGGCGCAGGCCAATGCCTTCAGCAGTTCTCACGCTGACATGCGAGGTGCGATTGAGGTTGGGGAGATTGGTGAGAACAAGGAAGGGCCAAAGCCCTTCCTTTCCTCAGCGTGCGCAGCTGATCATTTGCCAGCTTCATCCAGAATCTTCTCGATTTGAGAATGACGATCCTGAACCTTGGAGGATGCGGTAGCACCCGTACCAATGGCGAAGTAAGCGACCAGCGACACAGCGACAACCAGCAGAACTGCTTTCATGGAGATCTCCAAACAAGGAAGCCCCAAGTAGCAATCCGCACCCAACGGGCAAAGGAATTGCCAAGTTGGGAAGTTGTGATGCGATGAGCCCACCGGAGTAGGAACATCAGTTGATGGCGTGCGCGTGGCACGCAACGCAGCTTTGCAGCTCCGTTCTTTTCGACAACGTCGAGGAAGACGTCACGACTCGATCCACAAGCCGTCACGACTTTCCCGTGCGTCAATTTTACCTAGAGGGCATGAGCAAGGGGCCGAAGCCCCTGCCACGCGAGGCGCTTCGCGCCCCGTCATCTTTCTGTTGCTCTTTGGAGCGGCCCTCAGTGATCTACCGAGCGCAGTTACTGATCGGAAGGTTCAAGTGTCCCATCTGCACCGCCACTGGAAACCAGACAGCAATGCCATTGTTGGCGTTCCTCGCTGGCAGGTCAATCGACCTGGCTCACCATGTTCACGGCCATCAGGTGGGGTGCCTTTAGGAGCATGGCCACCGCCTTGAAGTGCTTAGCCTGTACACGCTTCCACAGGCCCTCGCCGGACTCTGCCGAGGAAGTCGCCAGCAGCATTGCATCGGCGGGGCGCGCCAACTGCCTTCCCAGCTGCAGGCCAGCCAACAACACCTCTTCACCCAGCAGCACGCGCATCATTTGCTTCGGCGCCAGGGCCCCGCCGTAGGGGATCAGGTGTTCCCCGCTGGCACAAAACTGCTCAGTCGGCGAACCGCCCCAAGCGAAATCCGGTTTGCGCCAACCGTGGGCACAGAACAGCACCGGCTCCCGGTCGTTGCTCACAACCGCTAGGGCCGGTACCGCATCGCCCGAACCGGCTGCACTGCCGCCTTGTGTGTCGTTTTTGACGCGCATGCCCAGGCCCACAGGAATTGCGCCCAGCGTGAGCTTGTCGGCGACTTCTCTTGCGAACGCCTCTGCCTCCGCCTGCGATTTCACGCCGAACGCGCCCACGCCGGTGATGAGCAGATCCGCGATGGCGGGTTGCCCACCCGGGTCTGCAAGTAGGCCGGCTGCGTTTTGCACCCTCTGCAGGCGTTGCTCCAGCGGCAGTGCTGCAGCCGCGCCGAGCTGGCCCCAATGACTGTTCAGCGCAACCGCCCGCGCCACCTGAGTTGGCACTGCCGTGTGATCGCCGGCCCCCTTGACTACCAGGATCACGCACAGGAGCATGCTCAGGCTGCGCGGCGACTTCCAGGACCAGCCATCGCCTTGCTCGCGGCGATCTCGCTCCCTGCGTATCGCAAAAACGAGCCCAGCGGTCATCACCGGCGCCACCACCAGTGTGACGACCCCCATGAAGCCGTCCCCTGCGAACGACCAACCCCACAGCGGATGGGCCATCCCCATGAGACCGAGCGGAGTGGCGAGAGCGATGAACCAGACGAGCACGAGGCGAATGGCGGTGTGCGCCGCGCGACCTTTGCGATCAACCGCAAGTGCCCACAGCCCTGCGGCCACCGCCGACCCCAGAAGCCACGCGGCAAACATCTCAGTGGTGTGCCCCAGGCCGCGCTGCTGCTGGAAGGCTGCAACCGGCACGAAGCACAGCGCCCCGAGGTAGTAGGCCCATGCAAAGCCGAACGCCTGGCGTCGTTGTTCACTGACCCCAACGAGGAACGAAAAAGCAATGCAGAGTCCGGTCGCCCAAGGCAGCGCCACCCATGCAAGCGCCCCAAGAGAGGCGCCGGTGGCAGGCCATAGGAGCCATGACAGGCCCAATGCCGTTCTTTTGTCAGCCTGAGTTTTCGACTGGGTGTTCATCTGCCGGTGAACTTATCACGTCGAATCGCGGGTTCAAGGACCCAATCCACGTTCTTTGGGGCGATATGGGCTCGTTGGCCGGGGTCTTGGATGTCGTTACGACACCTAAAGTCAGCTACGACATTTTCAACCAGTTGGAGAGCCCCTCATGTCCCAAGCCCCGAGTCCGGCCGAACTGGCCGCCCTCAACGAAGTCTCTGCGAAGCGCCAGCGTTCACTCCTGGATGTCTTCGGCAACGCTTTCGCCCACACCTTCCAGAGCCCCGTGGTCTTTCTGGACAACGAGCAGCTGCAGTCGCCCGTTTCTGTCCGCTTCTACAGGAAGGACTTCGCCTACCTGTCCAAGCAGCTGTACCTGGAGTACCAGTACCGCAGCTGGCGTGGCTTCAACGCCGAAACCCTGGAGCGCTACAACGAGGTGATCACCAAGAAGCTGGTCAACATCAACATCCTGATGACCAACACGATTAATCGTTTGGAGAAGCTGCTGCAGCAGAACGGCGCAACTCTGGAGAGTTCACTGTTCCCGAATCCCCAGGCCCTGACCGTGCCGGTGATCGCCGCCCATGCCCGCTCCTACTTCCAGATCCTGCGCGACCTTGACCGGGTGAACTTGCTGGCCGGCACTGCCAACCTGCTTGGCGTGATCGATTCTCAGCAGCGATCCGAGGCCGAGTTCATCTGCAAGAAGGCCGTGCGCGCTTTCCGATCGATCCTGCAAACTGAGGTGAGCAAGCTCTACCGAGAGGCGGACCGCATCATCCAGGAACAAGCCGCCGGCGGCAAGGTGAACGAAGCCATGTCGGCGATCGTCGCCGAACAGGGCAAAGAGATCGCAGCATTCGCAGCATCGGCCAATGACGGCGCCGATGCCGACCACGCGCTCGAGCTGGGCCCCACCGACGCCTCCCAACTCATCGACGACGCTGCCGCCGCATCGGTCGCTGCAACTGCCGCGAGCAAGGGCCGCAAGAAATCCGCAGCCACTGAGACGCCCGCCCCCTGACGACCTGGCAACCTTGTTTCGTCAAATCGTTTGACCCATTACTGTTGGGGCCGTGGAGAACGCGGCCCCATTTTTTTTGCCCACAGTGCTTCCCTCCTGAGGTTTTGCGATGTCCTTCACCCCTCAACAGCAACAAGCCATTGACCATGACGGGCATTTGCTGATCGTCGCCGGGCCTGGCTCCGGGAAGACAACGACCTCGGTGGCCAAGGCCATGCGCATCCTTGCGGATCCCAATCGCCGCCTGATCATGGTGACCTTCACCAAAGAGGGCGCGGTCGAGATGCGCCGGCGCCTGGACGCGGCCCAGCAGAAAGCCGGTGAACGCCCCTTCAGCGAAGATCGTCTGATCATCTCGACGTTTCACAGCATTGCGATCAAGCACCTGTTTCGCCACACGCCGCGCCAGAAGGTGTTGAGCCCCGCCCAGCAAAACATTCTACTCAACGACGCCATCGGCTCGTTCATCCCTCCCGGGGAGGAGCAAAAGCTTGCGCGCCAGATGTTCGAGTCCTACATGTATGCGGTTGACCGCTCCGTACTGACGCTCCCTGAGGCCGTCACACGGGTGATCGACCGCTACTCGACTCGGCTTCGCGATAGCGGGCACACCGATCTTTACTCGATCATGCGCGACTGTGCGCTGCAGGTTCACTCGGGCACCATTCCGCCCCTGCCCTTCACCGACCTGCTCGTCGACGAGGGTCAGGACACCGACGACCTGCAGAAGCACTGGATCTTTGCGCACGCCAAGGCTGGGTGCAACGTGACCATTGTGGGCGATGACGATCAGTCCATCTACGAGTGGCGCCAGGCTCTGGGCTACGCCGGCATGAAGTCCTTCTTGGACACGTTTAGAGCCAAGCGCATCGAGCTCGGCGACAACTTCCGCTGCCGATCGGAGATCCTGTCGCACGCTGTGATGCTGGTGGGGCTCAACAAGTCCCGCTTGGACAAGACGCTGATGGCGCGCCGCGGCAAGGGGGGGAGCATCGGGGCGTACAACACCGCGAGCGCCGAGCGCCAGGCTCTTGAGCTTGCCGGCCTGGTCTCCTCCACACCGCAACAGCACCAGAACGCCGTGGTGCTCGCCCGCAAGAACCGCTCGCTCGACCTGCTGGAGCTCGAACTTCGCGCCAACGGCGTCGAGTACATGCGCATAGGCAAAAGCATTTGGGACAATCCCAACATCGCCGGCTACCTGTCCTTCCTGCAGACCTTGCTGGACAACTCCCCCGTTGGCGTGCTCGGTGTTCTGCCGTACCACGGTATCAGCGAAGATCTCAAGGCCGAACTGTTGCGCTCCATGGATGGCAATGCTTCATCGTTCCTGGATGGCGTGGTACCCGACCTTGACCACGCGAGCGCCGCCGACCGCAAGTCCCTGCAGGGGTTGGCCAACAGCTGTTCGTACTGGCGAAAGCAGCTTCGAGCCTCCCATACCGGGCTCAGCGGATCGGTTCGCGAGGTGATTCTGGAGGTGGGCGCCCTCTACGGTGGCTGGATGCCGCGGCAGCAAACGGCCGACCTGGTCGACATCTGCGCTCGCATCCTGAGTGACCTGAATGGCACGCTCTCCAGCCGCCTCAAGTTCGTGAGCACGAGATCCCGTGATCTCGGCAGCGTGCCCCTGGTACTCATGACCATGCACGGCTCCAAGGGCCTGGAGTTTGAGACTGTGCATGTGATCGATGCAAGCGCCGCAGACAGTGACTCGCACGTGGCCAACTACGAGGCCGAGCGCCGCCTGATGTACGTCGCACTCACGCGGGCCAAGAATCGGTGCGTAGTGTGGTTTTCTGGCAAGCCTCACATGACGGTCACCGAGGCGCGCATTCCCGTGAAGCACCGCTACGATGACGTCAAAGCTCTTGTTCTCGCCGGCAACTGATGCGCCACATCCACAGTCCCCTGGCGATGAGCTACGAAGGTAGGGATTGCCGCATGCTCGTCATCGAGGCTGACAGCCTCGAAGCGATGGATGAGGCGCGGCAGAACGCACGCGAGAAAGGGTGGACCGACTATCTGGACGGCCAGGTGCCCAGTAACGGCTGGTACAGCGCGTGGATGCTCAAACCGGCCGACACATCGCTCACACAAGGGTAAGCTGACAGCGCCCAAGCAGTTGCGCGCAGCTGAAGGTGTTGGCCAACGAAAAAGGCCCGAGCTGAGCTCGGGCCTTTTCTTTGATTCGCCTGTTGGCGTGCACCAGGTTAGGCCGTCACAGCCTCCTCCTGACGCTCCTGTTGTACCTGTTGTACCTGTTGCTTCTTGCGTCGTTTGGCCACCATCGATGGCTGTTCGACTTTTCTGCGCTTGCCATCGCGAACGATGCCGAATCGCGCCCAGACCTCAGGATCAACCCGCAGAGGTGTCACCATCATGCGGTTGAGGTTGATGAAGACCCCCTGAGTGTCCAGACGGCCCTCGGTGAAGAGCTTCCACAGAAGATTCGCTGCGAAGTCCGACACGGTGGGGTTGATGTACAGACTCTGTTTCTCAAGCGCTTCAGCAAGGGAACACGAAGGTGTGTTGTCCTTGTCTTCGGCCGACGCATCTATCAGGTCCGCGTAGAACTCGGCGATATGCGGCAGGCGCATCATGTCGTCATTGACCTTGCGACGCGAGGTGACCTGCCCAAGAACCACCTGCCCATCGGTGGCACGGTTGCCCGTGTCCAGCCAGTAGCGGGTGCCACTCGCACAGTTCTCCAGGCCCCGCAGAATCGCAAGGCGCGCTGCTCGATTGTCAACGGCACCGATGACGAGGTCGAAGCGGTCCAGACTGGCTCGCGTCGACAGAATTGCCGGCTCGCTCTTCCAGATCACCCCCTCCAACGCCATGTTGGCCCGGTTGACCAGCACATCGCTCTTGAAGCGCCCCACATCGCCAGGGTAGAACGCCTGGCGCCCGATGTTGGCCGTGGATACCGTATCCGGGTCCACAACCGTCACATCCAGGCCCGCAGGGTGCCCCTTCGCGAGAAGTGCTCGATGCAGCGCGACGAGTTTTTCAAGCATTCGACTGCCCGTTCCACCCGCGCCCACCAGGAGCACGTTCACAGCGTGCGTCATGAGCTTGCCGTTGAGGACATGCATCTTGGTTTGGTTCACCACTGCACCTCCAGCTCGCCGGCCTTGTTGATCGACGCTTGCAGGTACAGCCCCGCCATGCACAACCGGATGGCTGAGCTTGGCGTGTCTCGGTCCAGGTTGCCCAGAACCGCGCTGAACTTCATCGCACCGCTGTCGTCTTGATCGTCGACACTGGAAAAGTAGGCCGCATGAAGTCCATGGCTGTGCAAGTCGAGCACCAAGTGCTCATCGTCGACCAGCCGGACCTCCACGAAGGCCACAAAGTTCGCATTTGCCCTCAAGCTCTTGCGCACCTCGTAGCGCCAGGCATCGCTCTCGCTGTTCCAGATCAGGGCTGCGGCCACCTCGTTGGGCAGCGCCGCTCGCGCGTCCGCAACGAACTGACGAATCAGGGCTGCCGGTACGTTCGAACACAGAACCGACGCAGACTGGTATACCTCCCCATAGGGCAGGCGAAACCCTTCTGTGCACTGTGCCACCGGATGCACAAGGCGAATCCAGGGCAGGCTGATCTCGCGCATCAGTGCTTGGCGTGAGGCCAGGAACCGGATGCCCGTATCTTTTCTTGCTTGCAGAGGCTCCGCGATTGGAGTCGCCACAAGGGGAAAGGCCTCAAGAATGGCCTTGTCCATGTTGTTCATCAGAACTCTCCTTGGGCCCGGTCATGCGGGCGCTCATAGAAATCAAGTGCCAACAGATCGTTGACCGTGAGGTTGATGTCCACCAGGACCCTCTCGGGGAAGGTCTTGCTAGGTCGACTCAGTTGCTTCTTCCAGAACGCACACGGCTCCACCCCGAGGGTCAGCCGGTCCTTCTCGCGGAAGTTCGGGTGCGTGAAGTGCGACCCGAAGAAGAATCGCTCCCAGGCTTGAAGGTCTGTTCGCTGATCCTCCCCCGGGACCTTGGCGTTGCCCACGCAGACCTGCCCGCTGGACCACACGTTGAAGAACGGGGCCTGGTAGAGCTTGGTCTGCTTCGTCGGTACGACGTCGCCCTTGAAGGCAAACACGTGCAGCGTGCGCTCGCCGGCCATGAAGACCAGCCCCGGCGTCGGGCAACTTGCGCTTCCGCTGAACTGCACAACGCTATGGCTACTGGCCTGAAAAAACATCGCTCGCGTGCGCGGCGGCGTCCACCAGATCAGCCGGCCTAAGCCCTTGGCAAGGATTGCCGGGTCGTTCCATTCAATCGCAGGCCTGTCCTGGGGTTTGAGCCCCCCGATCAGGTCCTTGAAATCACCCTCGGTGAGGGGAGCGCCGGGGCGGATCATCGGGCTTCCGCTGATGACCTCGACACGGTGCTTGGTTGCATACGCTTGTCGCGTCTCGCGCGACTCGTAGATGAGCAGCGCACTGGCCAGCCGATACTGATCCCCCGCGCTTTGTGCTTCAAATTTCATCGTCGTCTCCGTGGACGGGAAGGTGCGACATCAGCTCTTCGAGCAGATGCCACAAGTTGAGAAAACCCTTGGTCTCGGTGACCAGATCAGCGAGTTGCTGATCGGTCAGTCCTTTGTCAAGGGGTATGGTCTTGCGTGCGAATGCCTCCATGACATCGCCACCGTTGTAGGCCTGCTCCTCGGCATGGCTTGCGGTTTCCCACAGCAGGTGCGGGTCATCCCACGCCACGAAGCACATCGCGCCGATCGACTCGACATCGCTTCCGTTGGCGTTGCTGAAGAAGTTGAAGTCCGCAGCGTTGCGCCTGCTCACCGCCGCTTTGAGAGCGACGGCGGCGTGCACGCACGCTGCCTGGGGATGCTGCGCATTGGCTCGAAGCCAGTGCTTGACCTTTGCCAGTGAAACGGGGGTGCCCTTGGCGCGCTTGTCGCGTGCGGGTCGGTATGAAACGGTGCCCAGTAGATGCTGGTGGCCGTCCACCGCTGCCAGGATGTCCGATGGCCAATGAACGTACTGCTCGCGCAGTGCCTCCATGGTCTCATCTGACACCGGCGTGCCCGGTTCGTAGTCGTGATCGCCCTCCTCCATAAGCACGGCCCGCGCGAAGCATTGATCCGTGAACTCGTCGAGTTCGGTCAGTCGGTAATCGAGGTGGTACGCCACCATCGGCATGTCGTAGCAGAACAGACCTTTGCTCTGCACCTGGTCCAGCACCGAGGTGATGAACCAGCCGAGTCCGGGAAGTGCCGCCTCCAGAGGATCTACCACGGGTTTGAGGCGATAGGTCAGGATGTCCGGGCGTGCCCCGATGACAACTTGAAGTTGCTCGTCGGTCACCACAAAGGTGGGCGTGCCCTTCATTCCCTCCCCGGCGCGGGGGGTGAGCGCTTCGGTGTAGTTGGACCATTGCTGGGCCACCACTTCTTCCAACGTGTGCATCATCCCGCCTGGCAGCGCAAGGCCGCCAGCTTCTCCCGCTAGCGCAAGTCGGGCCAGAACGCGTTTGCGCACTGTCGCTTGTTCCAAGGCGAAGGGGATTTCCGCAGAGAGCGCGGGAAGTGCGAAACAGCCCTGCACCGCAGACGGGGCAGGAGTGAGTTCCAAGGTTTCCATGGGGTCTCCAGGTATGGGAAACCCCACTTCCACATCGGGAAGCTGGTTCCCAATGGGTTGGTGATGGCGCGCCGGGTAACCGGTGCACGAGATCGCGTGATGCGATGACCGGATAATTTTCGCCGGGGGCGAAGCGCGCGTCAAAGCTTGTGGCTCACCACCGGCCCCGGTACGTCCTCAATTCGCCGCGGCGAGGGCAAAAAAAAACCCGCCGTGGCTTGTGGCCAGGGCGGGCTGTCGACTATTTCACGTCAACGGGTTGTAGATGAGACGCCCATGGAAGAACCATGGACGCCTCGTTGTTGCAGCTCATCAGCCCCAGATGCCGAAGGCACTGGAAGGCATGCTGATCGCCTTGCCGCGCCGCTGGGAAGCAGTGAGCACAGCAGAGAGTCGGCGGGCGACTGCGTCTGTGCCGTCGAGCCTCGCTTGGGGCAGCGCAGCGCTGTTGCCGGCGCCGCTGGTACACAGCGCCTTCTCGATCAGCGCGCGGGCCTCCAGGGCGGGGCTGGCAGTGACCTCCTCGCGCCCCTTCGCGCCGGCGGCACGAATGAAACTCCAGGTGGCCACACCGTTCTCGGTCACAGGTCCCTCGATCACCGCGTTGTTGAGTTCGGGGAACTGCGTCGCGTAGAACTCACGAACCTGATCGGGGGTCATCGCCTCGTTCGGGTCCGGCAGCGTCAGCGAGTTGTAGCGGTACTTGCGGGTCAGGTTGATCACTTGCATGGTCAACCTCCTCAGAACAGCGATGCGTCAAGCGAACCGGAAGTGGCGGTGGCAACACCATCGCCACCCGCGCCCACCGGTTGCCCGGCTTCTTGGGTCGAACCCGACTCGGGGTCGGTAGCTTCCCCTTCTCCCGGTTCGTCATCGTCACCCGTCATGAGCCCTGCGCTCATATCGCGCGGCTTCTTGGCCGGCGCGCTCAGTATGACACCCGGCTTGGTTGCCGCCTTGCCCGCCGTCTTGGTCGCCGCCGCTGCCTTCGCCTGATCGGCGAGAGCCTTGGCCGCGTCTTCCGCCGCCTTGAGTTCGGCCTGAGACTGTTCGATCAGCCCGCTGATCGTCAGCTGCGTTGCCAGGTAGCTCTCCAGGAAAGCCGGCAGTTGCGCATCCAGCTCGGCCGCCGTAGCGACCAGCGCCTTGGGCGTGAGCGTGATGCCTGCCTTGTTTTCCTTGGCCACCGGGATCAGGTCCAGCTGCATGTTCTGGCCGTTCGCCGAGAGCTTCATCTGGATCGACACGCCAGCGGCAACGAGGGGAGCAAATTGTTGAAAAAGGTTCATGTCGTTTCTCGAAAGAGATGTGACAGGCCCCTTCCCACGACGGGAAGGGGTTCCCGTCGGGAGATGTTGTTGAGACTTCTACTTTGGTGAGGCGGGCTTAGTTGCCCCAGCTCATCAGCGCCGGAACGGCACCCACGTACTGGAAGCCTTCGACGGCCAGCATGGCTTTGACGAAGTCCTTCTTCGGCCCGTTCTTGAGCCGGTCGTAGTGCTTACCCGCGGCATCTGCCAGGCCGATCTCGCTGCACACGGCATCGATTTCCGTCTTGGTCAGGATGTCCAGGAAGGTCTCGTTGAGCTTCCAGTACTGCTCGATCTTGATGTCCAGCGCCTTGAGGTAGCCGGTGACGTCGCTGATCGGCGCATTCGAACTCACGTTGGCCGCCAGGTGCTGCAGCGCCGTTGCCAGCGCGTTCTGCTCCAGGCCCAGGATCGAGGTCAACAACGCGTGCGTGTTGGTCTCGGTCTTCAGCTTGATGCCCAGCGCCTTCTCGATGGCCCCGCTACTTGCGATTCGGTCCATGTCGGACGGGCGATGCAGCGCGAGGGTCACGAGCAGTGCTCGGTTTTGAAGCACGGGAAGCTTTTCAGCCGCTCGTTTGAACACCGCACGCCAGATGGTCTCGCGGTACTCCTTCACCGCGCCACGGGGCTCGGCGCTTGCCACCACTTTCTTGGGTTGCGTCGTCGAGTTCCCGGCCTTGGGCTTCGCCGCGCTCGCAATTGTCGCCAGTGAGGCTTCCTTGGATTGCGGGTTCGCTGTCGGCTCTTGGGCGGCATTGGCTGCGTCCTGCTCGGCCTTGAGGGCTTTGGCGTTGGCCGCCACCTTCTCGTCGTTGCAGGTCTTGTTGAAGCACACGTCCTTGTAGACGAGGCCCAGCTTGTCCGGAACTGCGGAAACGCATGCGCCGAAGTCACCACAGGTGCGGCAGGCTTTCGCTTGAGCTTCGCCGACGCCCTTCGAACCATCGGCTCGCAGGGGCTCCAGCGTCGCGTTCTCTCCCGGACGCACGATGCGCACAACCTGGTAGGTTTCGGTCATCGCCTTGGCGCGCGCTTGCAGCTCGGCCTCGGTCTTGCCCTGGTAGCACTCCTTGTTCGTGCAGCGTGAGCCACTGAACGAGGTCTCGAACATCGCTTGCTGCATGCCCGTGTTGTACTGACAGGAGCCGCACTCGGTGCGGTCGAAAATGGCCGCATTCAGGCTCTGCAGGGAGACCTCGGCCATGGCCTTGAGCTCCTCCACCGTGACCTTTCGGTCCGCCTTGAGAAGTGCAGCGATCACCCGCTCCTGCACCTCCTTGCGAAGGGCAGCCAGGATCTCGACATGGCCCACCATGATCTTGTCATTCAGGTAGGCGTCACGCACCTCTTGCGTAGCGTTCATCACCGCAAGTCGGCGATCGAGCTTGGCGCGGCTCCAGCCCAGGCGGCGTGCGGCTTCTTCGCGGTCGCCCTTGCACAACCCGAGCATGCGAGAGGCGCCTTCGGCGTCTTCGATGATCGAGGGATCCTCGCGCTCGTTGTTCTCCGCCAGCATGGCCGCCGTCGCCTCGGCGTCGGTCATGACCTTCACTTCGGCCTTGATCTTCGCTTCGGGGCCGAACTCTGCCACCACCGCCTTGAAGCGGCGGCCGCCAGCGATCAGCTGGAAGCTGTCGTCGGCGAGCTGTCGTAGCACCACGGGCTGGATCAGTCCTTGCGCCTTGATGCTTTCCCGCAGGCTGGCCATCTTCTCCGGGTTGTACCGGCGGCGATAGTTGAAGCCCTCCATCACCTGCGAGACAGGGATGAGGCGGCTTTGCGCATCAGGGGTATTGGTAACTTCCATGGAATCTCCAAAAAAAAGGGACTCCACGG
The DNA window shown above is from Hydrogenophaga sp. BPS33 and carries:
- a CDS encoding PRTRC system ParB family protein, which translates into the protein MEVTNTPDAQSRLIPVSQVMEGFNYRRRYNPEKMASLRESIKAQGLIQPVVLRQLADDSFQLIAGGRRFKAVVAEFGPEAKIKAEVKVMTDAEATAAMLAENNEREDPSIIEDAEGASRMLGLCKGDREEAARRLGWSRAKLDRRLAVMNATQEVRDAYLNDKIMVGHVEILAALRKEVQERVIAALLKADRKVTVEELKAMAEVSLQSLNAAIFDRTECGSCQYNTGMQQAMFETSFSGSRCTNKECYQGKTEAELQARAKAMTETYQVVRIVRPGENATLEPLRADGSKGVGEAQAKACRTCGDFGACVSAVPDKLGLVYKDVCFNKTCNDEKVAANAKALKAEQDAANAAQEPTANPQSKEASLATIASAAKPKAGNSTTQPKKVVASAEPRGAVKEYRETIWRAVFKRAAEKLPVLQNRALLVTLALHRPSDMDRIASSGAIEKALGIKLKTETNTHALLTSILGLEQNALATALQHLAANVSSNAPISDVTGYLKALDIKIEQYWKLNETFLDILTKTEIDAVCSEIGLADAAGKHYDRLKNGPKKDFVKAMLAVEGFQYVGAVPALMSWGN